Part of the Brassica oleracea var. oleracea cultivar TO1000 chromosome C8, BOL, whole genome shotgun sequence genome is shown below.
ATATAGTTTGCACCCAAGAAAAAAAAAGAGGAGATACAAGATTATAGTTACAAAGAATTGGTGTGTGTGTGTGCAGGGTAAGACACGTACAGTATCAGTATGGAGCTATATAGTTTGCACCCAAGAAAAAAAAAGAGGAGATACAAGATTATAGTTACAAAGAATTGGTGTGTGTGTGTGCAGGGTAAGACACGTACAGTATCAGTATGGAGCTATATAGTTTGCACCCAAGAAAAAAAAAGAGGAGATACAAGATTATAGTTACAAAGAATTGGTGTGTGTGTGTGCAGGGTAAGACACGTACAGTATCAGTATGGAGCCTAATACCTTCGTAGTCATCGCAGGCCTCATCGCAGGCACCATCGCTGGGGCTATCATAATCGTCACGGTTTGTATATGGCTTTGCTATACCGCCGACCCAGACCAACTACGAGTTCGGCCCGATTGTAGTCCGTGATTTCTACTACACCTATTTTTTATGTTTGGTTTCTTTGTTTTGGATAAGTTTTTTTTTTCTTTCAAGATTAGTATCTTATATAGAATAACCAGATTGTCAATGCGACACTTCAATAATATTATTATCTTCTTTTTTTGTTGGTTTAATGGTATTGTAACGCTATTCTACATATTTAAGCGACTTTCAATGGTTTCATCATTCGTTGCAGTGGTTACATTACATCACATGATTACTATTATACTAGTTGAGTTACTTATTTGATGCGAATGCCTTTATTCTATGGAAAAATTAATCGTTATAATCAACAAGAAAATCAATATGGCGATACATTGTTCCAACCTAAACTCAAGATTTTCAGTGACAGAAATAGAGAAACAAGACTTGGTTTTCTAAAATCCCTAACGGTTGACCAACACATACGAACCACATAAGAATTTTATAGCGGTGGAAATTCACCTCTTTCGGTTGTTTCTTGTGACCCACGTCAACTAAAGTCGTTAGGGTTGTTCAATAATCATTTTCATACCATATCATGCCATATCCTTTTTTTCTTATTGGGATGTGAAAGTTTTAAGCACTAGTGATAGATAGAAGGATGCATATTAGTTGCCGGAGAATGTCAAAATCCTAAGGATGGTTGATTGATCCCCTAAGAACACACTAGAAGAAGGAATCTGTATTTTATAATGATGTGGAAGGAAAGGATGACAAGGAATAAAGACACTTCTTCTTTTCTTTCATAGATACATAATCATCTTCATCACACATAATCATTTTAGAGCTAAAGTAACCTATACAACTTCTGTTTATTACAGTACAGACACGAATGAAGTATACCAGATAGTGTGGACAAAAACAAACAAGGGACAACAACAGATGATGGGTAATTCAAAAGAATCTAAATCATTTTCTACACATTCAAAGCTTTGATTTCGAGGTTATGATGATGATACTCCACAGCTTAAAGGGGAAGCTTTACTTTTACTTTACTTAACTTTTTGTTTTCTTCTGTACTTGAAGAATTGAGATTGGTATGTATGATACATGTCTTGCTCCTTTCACAAAATGGTGCATGTGCATATAACCGCCTTGGGTGCTTTGTCGACCTTTTTCTCTGTTCAATCAAAACCGGTATTCAAGTATTAGTTACAAAGCAAAGACTCACATCAGTCATTTGATCAAGTTTTTGTAAATCATGGATACAAAATGTTTATGGTTGGCAAACAATTTGAGCTGTTCATTGTCTAACATTTTTGTTTATGGTTGGCAAACATTTTGTAAATCGTGTATACAACAAACCAGAAACTTAGGGATCCTAGTCATTGACTAACTTGCTCATGCATTTACTATTTATAGTTATCTTACTCTCACAAGCCAAACAAAACAAAAATACTATAGACTCTGATGCATTTTACTTATTTATCATGACCCTAGTCACTGATTAACTAGCTGTGTTAGGGAATACACACTTGTTATGAGCCTCATGTATGAGTAGATGCAAATGATACCACAAGAAGTAAAATTGAGCCACAAAACGAATATAACAATCAATGCATGTGACAAGACAGATGAAACATATTGAAGCTCTAAGCAAACATAGACTCTAAGCAAGAGAGGTAAAAAAAAAAAAAGAAGGAGAACACTTTACCTGTTTTAGTTTTGGCAAGAGAAGGCTGTACAACAACATGCATCACAGTGACTCCACCCGCAACCTCTCCAAAAGGTGTCTTACACTGACCAACAGTCTTGCTATTCTCCAATATCTTACCCGAACTAATCAACTTCACTTCGTTTATCCCCTTCGGAACAACTGTTTTGCCTTTAACCAAAAACACACAAGGAAACATTAAATCACACAGACTTTGATTCAATCATCAAAGATCATAACTTTCAATAGAAAAATCGAAACTTTGATGAACCGAAGTAACCTTTGGGCCAATCAGAGACGACCCTTTGCTTCAAAAAGTCGACGGTCGATGAAGACGAGTAGTGGAAGGGTCCGATGTCGGAGCCATCGTAGAGCCTGAATTTGATATCTACCGACTCCTCCTCCGGCATATCCGTTGACTTTGAAACTTCGTTAAACGCAAAACCCAGCTCCGATTACCAATCGAACAGACTTTTCTGACAAATCGTTCAGATCTGAAACAGTTGGAATCTGCAGCGAAAAAGTGAGAATCGGAGGTTGCTTGGAACACACAAAAAGTGGAATATGAAAAGAGAATCGGGAGGAATCAATTACAGAATAGTAGGCTCTTCCTCTCTGTGTTTCTTGAGAGTTTCGGCTTCGGATCTTTTGATGAGGTGAGGGAAGAGGAAGACGAAAGATGAAGAGTCCACCAAATATCCAACTTCCCTTTTACGAACTTCTCATCCCCAACTTTCCTTTTTCTTCTCAACTCAACCGACGTCGTTTTCATCTTCTTCTTCTTCTTCTTTTTTTCTTTTTTTTATTTGTCCTAGTGGAAACGGTGAAACGTTTTAATCGAGTTGGGAATTTTACTTTACCCATCTACATTCTAACTGTTTCGTTTTAGATTCAGCTTTGGCGGTATTGCTGTTAGGCCTTTTTTTTTTTGGTCGACATGCCATTTTTAATTATGTAGGAGTGTTACGAATTAACTTAGTTTTCTAGAGAAAATAAATGAGAAATGGCAAGAGAGAAGATAGGACAAGGGTAACGTTGGATTAAGAAAAGTCATTTTCCTTCTTATTATTCTGTCTGCTTCTTCTCTCCATTGGCATTTTATCATTTATCTTGACACTTCGAGAGCAACGTTTAGGAAACGACATCCCCTTGTCACGTCTGATTTCATCTTCAAAGTACAATAAAATCACTACTTATTCAAAATTGGTTGTAATTTATTCAGTTCTACGGACAATGAATTTTTGAAATATTTACTCTATCATACACTTTTTCACTTTCTAATTACACTAAATGTCACATTAGAGTTGCTACACATTTTTTTACTGTCTAAAGACCTTAGCACCCCTCAACTAAAAAATTTACTCGTACGAAACAAAACAAAAGAAAACACATTTAACTAGACAACTCTTCTTTGTGTTGCCTTTTAAGAACACTAGATCTCTCTCTTCTCTAGCTTCAAAACAACATTTTCCATTTCAATCTCAAATTCAACAACGGATGATAGATGTGTCGTATACGCCGACAATATCAGATGGGTTGCCTATGGATCTTGTGGTCACCGAAAAATTTGCTTAACGCACGTCGTTCCTCTCTGTTTTGTCCTCTGCGATCCTCGCTGATGTATCTGCAAATCTGAGTCCCCTGTCATCTGGGTCACGAAGGTTATTATTAGCTTTTCCATCTTCTTAATTGCATCTCTATTTCCATCAATAATCAAATAGATTTTCTTATAATTAGCCATCTTTGTAATTTGCTTTCATATTCTCTCTTTCTTGTATCATGATTTAAAATTTAAAACTTATATATATGAGAATCAAACAAGCTAAGAAAAAAAAATTATTTGTAAGAGTCTCTGTTAACGAGATAGTTACAGACAAGATACTTGTGGACAAGAGAATTATGTTAACATTTTTATAAAGAAGCTATGCAATTGGCTATTTGTGTTTCAAGTTTTTGTACAATCAAGTAGAAGCTCAAGTATGAAATGTCTTGGACTTTGTGAACTTACGAACTATGTATGAGAGCATGTATACTGATTCAAACATATCTGAAAACTTTCCTATCATCTATAAGACTCATGGATGGGTGATTTGTGGACAGTGTTTTATGGATGAATGTATAGTGGATGGGTTAGTGTGTCGTGGATGGTGTCTCATGAATATGTATGTGAGTATTTCATGGATGAATGTATCGTAGAAAGTATAAACATAAGCTGAAGAGAAACAAGTTACTCACGACAACAAAATTTAAAAACAGATGATATAATCAGAATAATGAACTTCTGTAATCGACGTTGAATGTATTTAAATGATTTTATGAGCGTATGAATCTTATTCAAGGAATACTTTCTCTGTCCACATATTGCTCCACTAAATATTCAGAGAATGAATGAGGTGGCACGACTCGTTCTACCATATTTTGACTGAAGAAGAACTTGCTAGAGTTCATGAATACAACTTTGACCATCCAAGTGAGACTCTCTTTGATATATTGTACGCAATGTCACCTAATTAAACTCATGTGTGTCCATCAAATGACGTCCACACAATTCATATAAACAGTGTCCACTAAATTGCGTATACATAGACAAGAACCTAACCACCACTGACTTATCTACTACCAACACATCCACAACATTTTTGTCTCACATAAACATGAACCTAACCACCAGTGTCTTATCCACCGCGGACACATCCACGACATTCCACTATGTTAACTAAAGTTAAAATTTTAATATAAATATAAATATAAATATGGATATCAAAATAAAGAGAAAAAATCTTATTTTAGACGTATATACTTATATATATACATATTTCAAAATTAGAAAATGATTATGGATTAAATATGTTGGGGTATGAAAAATTGATTTTAACTAAAAATTCATTTGTTGCTAAAAAATAAAGAATTAAGTAGAAAAACACACCAAACAGCCAACATCATAATAAATGTTTCAGCTGAAACCAACTCTCCAAACTAAGTTACCTAATGGTTACTTCTTTAAAAAAATTCAAGGATATTTTCGTCACAAATTTACACAAGAGTACAACTAAATTACTCTAAAATCAGAATGTGTCTTCACACGTAAAGAAAACTCATAATGTGTTCTTTTCGTAACGTTCTCTGGATTTTTAGTGCATTCTCTTCACTTTACCACAACTAAACCAACATTAGAGGTGGTGTTATTGGGTTAAGTCATTCTTCTTATTATGTCTGCTTCTTCTCTCAAAATCTATTAAAATATTCTAATTTCAGATGCATTGGAAAATTTTGAAAACATCAAAACACGTAACACCAACATATGTCAAATCTGGGCTCCTTTGCACAAGGTTTGTAATGTTTGAGACGGTAGATATTCTTCTAGGGAAACCAGTAGACTGAATAAGTAAGTGGTTTGGGCTGTTAAATAGTGATTGGGCTGTAACGAAAATCTTTTTTTTTTTGAA
Proteins encoded:
- the LOC106309542 gene encoding membrane-anchored ubiquitin-fold protein 3, which produces MPEEESVDIKFRLYDGSDIGPFHYSSSSTVDFLKQRVVSDWPKGKTVVPKGINEVKLISSGKILENSKTVGQCKTPFGEVAGGVTVMHVVVQPSLAKTKTEKKVDKAPKAVICTCTIL